AGTTGTGGATACTAAATTCATATAAATGATGGACGAAATTAGTAAGCTATGATAAATTTAACAATGACCCCTAGGTTTTAAGTCTGTTGTCCACGTACCCATAAACAATTTGAATTACACATTAGACTCCAGTACTTGTCATAATCCATTAAACAGTAGACAGCGCAGAGGAGACTAGGATTTTTATGTCGAGACCAAACAGGCTTCATTTACGTTCACTCAGCGACTAAACCAGAAAACCCCGCCGCCGGCAGTGTGCCACAAGCCAGGGGCATTTTGGACATCTTCAGAATCTTTCAAGCCACCTACATTCAAGCTGTCGGGCTAATTCCGTTAAAGACGACGCCAAATTTAAGTTCTGACGGAGATTTCACATTAACGATATGGCCAAAGAGAACAACTCCTCCGCTATGGATGTGGACAACCAGAATTCGGAATCCGTTGATCAGATTAATAGCCCTAGGTTCTCTATCAATGGTAATTTACTCTCCCATAAAGCTCTAGACAGCTAATTTTGAGGtgataatttagtttttttttttggtgaatttaCAGTTTTACAGCTCTTGAAATCCGCTCAGATGCAGCATGGATTGCGGTTTGGCGATTACGCTCGTTACCGGTATAACCTACGCTTGTACACTTATGGTATATGTTTATGAGTAATTTGGTACGATGAAGTTCCGGGAAGTAGGTTTAATTTTTGTAAGAAATGCCGTTTGATATTGTTTTTACCAGTATATAAGCGTAAGTGTGCTATATATAGGTTTATGAGGGAATTTATGACATTGATCATTGGAGGTGGCAGGgttaaatttgtgaaaaatgTTGTGTGATAGAGTTGTACTTTTGAGGGAATGTGAAATTGACCagtttttgcaaaatttttagGAGGTACTGTACTGCTCGGCTCAGGAGATTGTACAAGTCGTTGAAATTCACGCTTGGCCGGGGTAAATATAGTAAAAGGGCGATTACGGCTTCTATGGTCACTGAAGTGAGGTAATAGATTGCCAAGACCAATGGTTGAATTTGATTGACATTACAGTTGGTTAATGTTTTAATTTCGCTTTTGCTATTTGAAGAACAAATATGCTGTTTTGTCTCTCATTAATAATTTCTTAATGGTCGTTAATCTATCCTGATTCTGCGTGGTGGTTGGGGACACTGTAGGTATCTTCACGTGGTTCTTTATACAGCAGAAAGAGCTTGGAGCCATGCTATGGAAAAGAAAACGCTGCCAGATGGTCCAAATGCACGTCAGCGTGGCTATCTGATTGGTAGGCTGCGAAAAGCAGTCAAATGGGCTACTTTGTTTCAAGACTTGTGTGCCATTAAGGGAGATTCTAGGACATCTTTGGAAGCAGAGGTGTGCTGATTAATTCATCATTTTGCACTGCTGCTGTACCCTGTATACAAATAAAGCTATTTTcggtcaaaatacaataagaatatgcaaattaaggttctattggtaaatattagttataatcatacaaaaaaagaagatagcccacaagttgggcccaattacatacatgtgtttatactattattattaagcaaaatcaaatagatatatatatatatgtgtgtgtgtgtgtttaaaaaaatgtattcacacacataattagtgagaaatgaaaaattcattttttgaaatgtgagggatggagaaattcattttgtgtaatgtgagggatgaaaaaaatcaatttataaaatatgagggacgaaaaaatttattttataaaatgtggaggactatagatgagattatgtaaaatataatttgacaaatttacccttaaaaaatgatcatgtgccttgcacatgatggattccggccaaaaaatgatcgaaaacctagttagggactaaatttgtccgatgtgaatatgtaagggatataaaattacaattttaaaagtgagggacgaaaaaagttattttacaaaatgtaagggacgttttggacgattttccctaaataaaatgaagaaactAGTTGTGGATACTAAATTCATATAAATGATGGACGAAATTAGTAAGCTATGATAAATTTAACAATGACCCCTAGGCTTTAAGTCTGTTGTCCACGTACCCATAAACAATTTGAATTACACATTAGACTCCAGTACTTGTCATAATCCATTAAACAGTAGACAGCGCAGAGGAGACTAGGATTTTTATGTCGAGACCAAACAGGCTTCATTTACGTTCACTCAGCGACTAAACCAGAAAACCCCGCCGCCGGCAGTGTGCCACAAGCCAGGGGCATTTTGGACATCTTCAGAATCTTTCAAGCCACCTACATTCAAGCTGTCGGGCTAATTCCGATAAAGACGACGCCAAATTTAAGATCTGACGGAGATTTCACATTAACGATATGGCCAAAGAGAACAACTCCTCCGCTATGGATGTGGACAACCAGAATTCGGAATCCGTTGATCAGATTAATAGCCCTAGGTTCTCTATCAATGGTAATTTACTCTCCCATAAAGCTCTAGACAGCTAATTTTGAGGtgataatttagtttttttttttttgtgaatttacAGTTTTGCAGCTCTTGAAATCCGCTCAGATGCAGCATGGATTGCGGTTTGGCGATTACGCTCGTTACCGGTATAACCTACGCTTGTACACTTATGGTATATGTTTACGAGTAATTTGGTACGATGAAGTTCCGGGAAGTAGGTTTAATTTTTGTAAGAAATGCCGTTTGATATTGTTTTTACCAGTATATAAGCGTAAGTGTGCTCTATATAGGTTTATGAGGGAATTTATGACATTGATCATTAGAGGTGGCAGGgttaaatttgtgaaaaatgTGGTGTGATAGAGTTGTACTATTGAGGGAATGTGAAATTGACCagtttttgcaaattttttagGAGGTACTGTACTGCTCGGCTCAGGAGATTGTACAAGTCGTTGAAATTCACGCATGGCCGTGGTAAATATAGTAAAAGGGCGATTACAGCTTCTATGGTGGCTGAAGTGAGGTAATAGATTGCCAAGACCAATGGTTGaatttgtgacgccccacatctccctaaggcggaccaaagggtatccgcggacgcctgcccagctctcgccaggactcaagcaattccattcaatttaaaaccgAATTAAGCACTTCGATGAgagcaacatgaatacaataatgcggaagcgttcaagcttaataagtcacttaatgtataaccagTACATCGAGTAATCAtaaaacgacttaaattcaaagtacacatcagggcccaaacctttcaagttttcaatttccaaaagtacaacccaaaccagggcctagtcagaatatataacaggagtcttaacaaaattacaacggatggtttctccatatttctccaagagtcggtcctgttaaggaaaacaaaactatagggtgagctaaacgctcgtgaggccaagaacacacatgcaagcacttagtcaaataacaaacccaaatttaataaataaaaccatgtctttttaacaatcaattattcaaacaagaaaagtaatcagaaacaattcaaggatatagtagctctcaggagctaagttccactcgatctgccgttgtcattcgtataccttcccgcattgaccctcctgtcaaccgggtcggtatttccatttccgtagatcaccacttactttcctccgtccaccgtacacctcaagggcccacaagtctattattgggcgatactctacaagtatgccaagcaagacctcttattaggtcgagcttataatctcatggctcgcccaagttcccgaccaagcccattgccggctcgagtctaaggacggcctatgagtttgggcgtcccccattcatttggtagtcgaggagattcactccaacgacacaagcattcatgacatgacattgcattcattcattcattcaatacatttcattcattcattcattcatttgaaattagaacgagtgcgataa
Above is a genomic segment from Coffea eugenioides isolate CCC68of unplaced genomic scaffold, Ceug_1.0 ScVebR1_2249;HRSCAF=3240, whole genome shotgun sequence containing:
- the LOC113756385 gene encoding signal recognition particle subunit SRP68-like, which gives rise to MAKENNSSAMDVDNQNSESVDQINSPRFSINVLQLLKSAQMQHGLRFGDYARYRRYCTARLRRLYKSLKFTHGRGKYSKRAITASMVAEV